From Girardinichthys multiradiatus isolate DD_20200921_A chromosome 3, DD_fGirMul_XY1, whole genome shotgun sequence, the proteins below share one genomic window:
- the LOC124865762 gene encoding uncharacterized protein LOC124865762 isoform X8 — MATMTTEASAVNEADTEGKQKSSRAPPEPEPVQQEATTSEQEGEQSSNKAQEQAGEPGPAEVATSPEEEQLKPRTRTSAGKGLSRLFSSFLKRRSQGSEGEGFEAEKASDEKADQEKVDNPEEEKVEEVKSEDKESKAVEEKPEAKEIKKKDEEKIEEKEEKKKIEEKVEKKGSKKKKKEAKKKAEEKNEGKVKKDETKKEDVKSENKEEQKEEKVKTTVEKEEAKPEKKEEEKKQTTEGKEEGVEAGKKEEGKVDKKDAKKKEKENKLKKREEEKAKRKAEEEERIKKREEEKAKKREEEKAREAEKLKKKEEEKVKKREEEKAKEEKTKKKEEEKTKEDKTKKEEKAKEEKQEEKIKRLEKTDIEEKKTEDKHQEEEKGKKKEKGKSIGKKEDKEENKPSVEQVKAPIAAPEPELKIEPDTEPEPAADQQSVSSTETQPAPEVQKEESEIQKEPEEEVQKEGTEKKEHPAQQEVTKGEEKTAKQIKKEKRKEKKTEKKTEKKIEETKGSKRPKTMQCKVTLLDDTLFECELDKHAKGQELLTKVCDHANLLEKDYFGLAIWENSVSKTWLEPFKEIRKQVSGGIYEFTFNVKFYPPDPAQLMEDLTRYFLCLQLRNDIMHGVLPCSFVTLSLLGSYTAQSELGEYDPELHGTDYVKDLSLAPGQSKELEEKVMELHRTYRSMNPAQADLLFLENAKKLAMYGVDLHQAKDLDGVDITLGVCSSGLMVYKDKLRINRFPWAKVLKISYKRSSFFIKIRASEQEQYESTIGFKLPNYKASKKLWKVCVEHHTFFRVSSVEPPSSRRFLVLGSKFRYSGRTQAQTRQASSMIDRPAPRFTRSASKRLSRNLEGARRKSEQIFTQSWEEGQSVQTLTINWKSTHTADGGSQIISEQQQERIKEGEWSDLLYRQPSVAAVQTFDFVKQQAKPSLEYSSSADVQYQPAPSRQDDWFLYFDRFFSLSESEEKILSSSKTQSQILVEELVSSVAEQEETTEQVIESLHKSVTLIDALAEIEDLEEKLRKVRDLEERLQEAGEVTERIQRVIEEELGQEEVERLRAEEGDLEQVVLQTFLKRMETDKDDVDELEEEIKQVFLKGLVPEEENKLNQLDNSLRAKLREIEKEWQEEIREKFVSAGLSGTTSVVTLQKVEHWGGKRTMIVDETGESGQMLEKQTQREFTERLHYGTPAQVEYEDEWYTLLYRPPHQAVFIPSVAAEDESKYFSSVKKRQVGEEEIRDLPEILQQQSLMERVDDWFVLLVGTPRETSYIEAVTMNGFQLDEDRFVSEVDVSEVYKVEVEERQMAQETPGEAYIEPVTLKEAQMDEGRLVAEVSEDYKVVVEERLMLQEAPRHLEEIQPVTERDDDWFVSLDAPSRQTTHVKPVEVSLAGGVSKSQMEVVPAISAVDLGKKRVEIFVEDTEIKQMPRQGGDDWSVLLDLPDRGTSFMQPASKAEYVQFLHKESMPTVTVPEPVEKRREVIVKEIVIQKQDEKLPEQKILHPVSNQDDDWYLLLDILPKVESYVPPVFVPNPTEVSPSVPAETKCVEQRLYPISPQLFQPLPERDDDWCILFDTVGDKPVIMPAVAEVQRVVETPIPIEPKPKSIVEGLRAPAVTLANLPQPRHVDDDWFELLDVAVKVSVAVEQCDLVPEVRKAKKVILTEQRTQQRVTIVDETWQQKEVGKERPLQIEADDDWFVLLDLAPKTSVAAPERPRLPSEVRAPAVVAATRIEIPEKKPQFALRIQEERRPVLHTHVTDDWFVLLDFDRKESVVSTQRGTRPVSAPVFSQAALAEAGIPMAPFDQPQTSTPIKTSRLEERKLEVTVEATEPSKIEALSEEFDKPQEELLRHHASISELKRNFMEAVPETRQSEWDKRLSTHSPFRTLGINGEPLHSADGSVCISPRCKGSEKKPLHVETSSNFGESEVSGPSESHQSEPDGVEALSAPVEEESCNHEEVVVFETLLVPLVDVEMAQLAPPVESSCRALDEIQEEEGTCPVASESSGGIVGPSPAYHFWSDGPQIIRCFQPPLVQTQTVTITAVSNSLPGDISTTEVPILQTKTFTYESSKMTDEGTDEEKESSLSTSKTITSETSTGTTITTTTTHISKVVKSGSSETRVEKRIVITADSDVGQEKEKHGGASAL; from the exons TGGCTACCATGACAACAGAGGCGAGTGCTGTGAACGAGGCCGACACTGAAGGCAAGCAGAAGAGCAGCCGCGCTCCGCCAGAACCCGAACCTGTGCAGCAAGAGGCGACCACATCTGAGCAGGAGGGGGAGCAGTCGAGCAACAAGGCCCAGGAGCAGGCTGGTGAGCCTGGGCCTGCGGAGGTAGCTACCTCCCCTGAGGAGGAGCAGTTGAAACCTCGTACCAGGACCTCTGCTGGCAAGGGCCTCTCACGCCTCTTCTCCTCCTTCCTAAAACGGCGCTCTCAGGGTTCGGAGGGCGAGGGCTTTGAGGCTGAGAAAGCCAGCGACGAAAAGGCGGACCAAGAGAAAGTCGACAATCCAGAAGAGGAAAAAGTAGAAGAGGTGAAGAGTGAGGACAAGGAGTCTAAAGCAGTGGAGGAAAAACCAGAAGccaaagaaattaaaaagaaagatgaagagaaaatagaagaaaaagaagagaagaagaaaatagaagaaaaagttGAGAAAAAGgggagtaaaaagaaaaagaaagaagcgAAGAAGAAAGCAGAGGAAAAGAATGAAGGCAAAGTGAAAAAGGAcgagacaaaaaaagaagacgtaaagtcagaaaataAAGAGGAGCAAAAGGAGGAAAAGGTGAAGACAACTGTAGAAAAGGAGGAGGCAAAAccagagaaaaaagaagaagaaaagaagcagACCACTGAGGGTAAAGAAGAAGGGGTAGAGGctggaaagaaagaagaaggaAAGGTAGACAAGAAGGAcgcaaagaaaaaagaaaaggagaacaAGCTGAAGAAAAGGGAAgaggaaaaagcaaaaagaaaagcagaggaagaagagaggataaaaaagagagaagaggagaaagcaAAGAAacgagaagaagaaaaagccaGAGAAGCcgaaaaactaaaaaagaaagaggaggaaaaggttaaaaagagggaggaggaaaaggctaaggaggaaaaaacaaaaaagaaggaagaggaaaaaactaaagaagacaagacaaaaAAGGAGGAGAAAGCTAAAGAGGAGAAACAAGAGGAAAAGATAAAACGACTGGAAAAGACAGATATAGAGGAGAAAAAGACTGAAGACAAGCACCAGGAAGaggaaaagggaaagaaaaaggaGAAGGGGAAGAGCATAGGAAAGAAGGAAGACAAGGAGGAGAACAAACCAAGTGTGGAACAAGTGAAAGCACCTATTGCCGCTCCAGAGCCAGAACTAAAAATTGAGCCGGACACTGAACCTGAACCGGCTGCAGATCAACAGTCAGTAAGCAGCACTGAGACTCAG CCTGCTCCAGAGGTGCAAAAGGAAGAATCAGAGATACAGAAAGAGCCTGAAGAAGAAGTGCAAAAGGAGGGCACAGAAAAAAAGGAGCATCCAGCACAACAGGAGGTGAccaaaggagaagaaaaaacagcGAAGCAGATAAAGAAGGAGAAACGTAAAGaaaagaagacagaaaaaaagacagaaaagaagATAGAGGAAACTAAAGGCTCCAAACGTCCAAAAACCATGCAGTGCAAAGTCACCTTACTGGATGACACTCTGTTTGAGTGTGAACTTGAT AAACATGCTAAAGGTCAGGAGCTTTTAACTAAAGTGTGTGACCATGCCAACCTGCTGGAGAAGGATTACTTCGGGCTGGCCATCTGGGAAAACTCAGTCAGCAAG ACCTGGTTGGAACCTTTTAAAGAGATCCGGAAACAGGTTTCGGGTGGCATCTATGAGTTTACATTTAATGTGAAGTTCTACCCTCCTGATCCAGCACAGCTTATGGAAGACCTCACTAG GTACTTCCTGTGTCTCCAGCTCAGGAACGACATTATGCATGGTGTTCTTCCTTGTTCCTTTGTCACGCTGTCCCTGCTGGGCTCCTACACAGCCCAGTCAGAGCTGGGAGAATATGACCCAGAGCTTCATGGGACAGATTACGTAAAAGATCTGAGCCTGGCACCCGGACAAAGCAAggaactggaggaaaaagtgATGGAGCTGCACCGCACCTACAG GTCAATGAATCCAGCCCAAGCAGATCTGCTGTTTCTGGAAAATGCCAAGAAACTTGCAATGTATGGAGTTGACCTGCATCAAGCCAAG GATCTCGATGGCGTTGACATCACACTGGGTGTTTGCTCCAGCGGTCTGATGGTCTATAAGGACAAACTGAGGATCAATCGTTTCCCTTGGGCCAAAGTGCTCAAAATCTCCTACAAGCGGAGCAGCTTCTTTATCAAAATCAGAGCGTCAGAG CAAGAGCAGTATGAGAGCACCATCGGCTTCAAGCTACCCAACTACAAGGCCTCAAAGAAGCTTTGGAAAGTTTGCGTTGAGCATCACACTTTCTTCAG GGTTTCATCAGTGGAGCCTCCATCGTCCCGTCGTTTCCTTGTCTTGGGTTCCAAGTTCCGGTACAGCGGCCGTACTCAAGCCCAAACCCGGCAGGCAAGCTCCATGATCGACCGCCCTGCCCCTCGCTTCACACGCTCTGCGAGCAAGAGGCTGTCACGTAACTTAGAAGGAG CCAGAAGGAAGTCTGAGCAGATTTTCACCCAGTCCTGGGAGGAAGGACAGTCTGTTCAAACACTCACAATAAACTGGAAGAGCACTCATACAGCAGACGGCGGCTCTCAAattatcagtgaacagcagcagGAGAGGATAAAGGAAGGCGAGTGGTCTGACCTTCTGTATCGTCAACCTTCTGTAGCTGCTGTCCAGACTTTTGATTTTGTGAAACAACAAG CCAAACCCAGCTTGGAATATTCCTCCTCTGCGGACGTTCAATATCAACCCGCACCATCAAGGCAGGATGACTGGTTCCTGTACTTTGACCGATTCTTCAGTTTATCCGAGTCTGAAGAAAAGATTCTGT CCTCTAGTAAAACCCAGTCCCAGATCCTTGTGGAGGAGCTTGTCTCGTCAGTGGCCGAACAGGAAGAGACTACTGAGCAAGTCATTGAAAGTCTGCACAAATCTGTGACCTTGATAGATGCATTGGCAGAGATTGAAGATCTGGAAGAGAAACTGAGGAAAGTGAGGGACTTGGAGGAAAGGCTGCAAGAAGCGGGTGAGGTGACAGAGAGGATTCAGAGGGTGATTGAAGAGGAATTGGGGCAGGAAGAGGTCGAAAGGTTAAGAGCAGAGGAGGGTGATTTAGAGCAGGTGGttttacagacatttttaaagagGATGGAGACAGACAAGGATGATGTGGATGAACTggaagaagaaataaagcagGTGTTTTTAAAAGGTCTGGTGCCCGAAGAGGAAAACAAGCTGAATCAGTTAGATAATAGTTTGAGGGCAAAGCTACGGGAGATAGAAAAGGAATGGCAGGAAGAAATACGGGAAAAGTTCGTCTCTGCGGGTCTATCTGGGACCACTTCTGTTgtgactctgcagaaagttgaGCACTGGGGTGGGAAGAGGACGATGATTGTGGACGAGACGGGAGAGTCAGGTCAGATGTTAGAAAAACAGACTCAGAGAGAGTTTACAGAGAGGCTTCATTACGGGACTCCAGCTCAGGTGGAATATGAGGATGAGTGGTACACACTTCTTTACCGCCCTCCGCACCAAGCAGTTTTCATTCCATCAG TGGCGGCTGAGGATGAGAGCAAGTATTTCAGCTCAGTGAAGAAGAGACAGGTAGGAGAAGAGGAGATTCGGGACCTACCAGAGATCCTGCAACAACAGTCACTCATGGAAAGGGTGGATGACTGGTTTGTGTTACTGGTTGGGACTCCAAGAGAAACCTCTTATATAGAAGCAG TAACAATGAATGGATTCCAATTGGATGAAGACAGGTTTGTCTCTGAGGTTGACGTTTCAGAGGTTTACAAGGTAGAAGTTGAAGAGAGACAGATGGCGCAAGAGACTCCAGGAGAAGCTTATATAGAACCAG TAACATTAAAGGAAGCCCAGATGGATGAAGGAAGGCTTGTAGCTGAAGTTTCAGAAGATTACAAGGTAGTAGTTGAAGAGAGACTGATGTTACAAGAGGCTCCAAGACATCTTGAAGAAATCCAGCCAGTAACTGAGAGGGATGATGACTGGTTTGTGTCACTGGATGCTCCTTCTAGACAAACTACACATGTAAAACCAG TTGAAGTGAGTCTAGCAGGAGGTGTCTCCAAGTCCCAGATGGAAGTTGTCCCAGCTATCTCAGCTGTTGatctgggaaaaaaaagagtGGAGATTTTTGTCGAggatacagaaataaaacaaatgccaAGACAGGGGGGAGATGACTGGTCTGTGTTGCTTGATCTTCCAGATAGGGGAACATCCTTTATGCAACCAG CTTCGAAGGCCGAGTATGTTCAGTTTCTTCACAAAGAAAGCATGCCAACTGTGACTGTGCCTGAGCCAGTAGAGAAGAGGAGGGAGGTCATAGTTAAGGAGATTGTGATTCAGAAACAGGACGAGAAGCTTCCAGAGCAGAAAATATTGCATCCAGTGAGCAACCAAGATGATGATTGGTATCTGCTGCTGGACATACTTCCCAAAGTGGAGTCTTATGTACCTCCAG tttttgtgccAAACCCCACTGAAGTCAGTCCAAGTGTTCCAGCTGAAACAAAATGTGTAGAGCAGAGGTTGTATCCAATTAGTCCACAGCTTTTCCAGCCTCTGCCAGAGAGAGATGATGACTGGTGCATTCTGTTTGACACTGTTGGTGATAAGCCAGTTATCATGCCTGCAG TTGCTGAGGTTCAGAGGGTTGTTGAAACACCCATACCCATTGAACCGAAACCAAAATCCATCGTGGAGGGTTTGAGGGCACCTGCTGTGACTTTGGCTAACCTGCCACAACCAAGACATGTGGATGATGATTGGTTTGAGCTGCTAGATGTGGCAGTGAAAGTATCAG TGGCTGTGGAGCAATGTGATCTTGTTCCCGAAGTGAGAAAGGCTAAAAAGGTTATACTCACAGAGCAGAGAACACAGCAGAGGGTTACTATAGTGGATGAGACTTGGCAGCAGAAGGAAGTGGGGAAGGAACGTCCACTGCAAATAGAAGCAGACGATGATTGGTTTGTTCTTCTGGATTTGGCTCCAAAGACATCAG TCGCTGCCCCTGAACGTCCCAGGTTACCATCAGAGGTCAGAGCTCCAGCTGTTGTGGCCGCAACAAGGATTGAAATTCCTGAGAAGAAGCCACAGTTTGCGCTGCGGATCCAGGAAGAAAGGCGCCCAGTCTTGCATACACATGTCACTGATGATTGGTTTGTCCTGCTGGATTTTGACAGGAAGGAGTCAG TTGTGAGCACACAGAGGGGGACACGTCCTGTCAGTGCTCCAGTATTCTCCCAGGCTGCTCTAGCAGAGGCAGGGATCCCCATGGCCCCCTTCGACCAGCCCCAGACCTCCACTCCCATAAAGACCAGCCGCCTGGAAGAGAGGAAGCTGGAGGTCACAGTGGAAGCAACAGAGCCCTCAAAAATCGAGGCATTGTCTGAG GAGTTCGATAAGCCTCAGGAGGAGCTGCTCAGGCACCACGCCAGCATCAGTGAGCTGAAGAGGAACTTCATGGAGGCCGTGCCGGAGACAAGGCAGAGTGAATGGGACAAGCGTCTGTCCACGCACTCTCCGTTCCGCACCCTGGGCATCAATGGCGAGCCTCTGCACAGTGCAGATGGG aGTGTGTGCATTAGTCCCCGTTGCAAAGGTTCTGAAAAAAAACCTCTTCATGTGGAAACCAGCAGTAATTTCGGGGAGTCAGAGGTATCTGGACCCTCTGAGAGCCATCAGAGTGAGCCTGATGGTGTCGAAGCCCTCAGCGCTCCCGTTGAAGAGGAGTCGTGCAATCATGAGGAGGTTGTGGTTTTTGAGACTCTCTTGGTGCCACTCGTAGATGTGGAAATGGCACAGCTGGCTCCTCCAGTTGAATCCTCCTGTAGAGCTTTAGATGAGATCCAGGAGGAAGAAGGAACATGTCCCGTAGCATCTGAGTCCTCTGGTGGAATAGTTGGACCTTCCCCAGCTTACCATTTCTGGAGCGATGGTCCGCAGATCATACGCTGCTTCCAG CCCCCTCTGGTGCAGACCCAGACTGTCACCATCACAGCCGTTTCCAACTCCCTCCCAGGTGACATCTCCACCACAGAGGTCCCCATCCTCCAGACCAAGACCTTCACCTATGAGTCTTCAAAG ATGACCGATGAAGGTACAGATGAGGAAAAAGAGAGCTCTTTATCCACTTCCAAGACCATTACCTCCGAGACGTCCACCGGCACCACTATCACTACCACTACCACCCACATCTCAAAG GTGGTAAAAAGTGGATCCTCAGAGACCCGTGTGGAGAAAAGAATTGTCATAACAGCAGACTCTGACGTTGGTCAAGAAAAG GAGAAACATGGCGGAGCATCAGCATTGTAA